In one Sporomusa sphaeroides DSM 2875 genomic region, the following are encoded:
- a CDS encoding cysteine hydrolase family protein, with product MAYRNANAEFDFAHAALMVIDMQNDFLLVDAPIQCHNGLHIVNNIQRLAGEFRKHNRPVIYTQEIHRKQKVDFGLELAYEEPEHCIEGSGGEQFFLMLLPEDNDYIIKKRRYSAFFATDLDLLLRGLNVNTLVLTGVATDVCIRATAQDAQQYNYRVLVPQECVAGTSEDAHCEALKNIDYIYGKVISVQDLYERI from the coding sequence ATGGCTTATAGAAACGCAAATGCTGAATTTGACTTTGCGCATGCTGCGCTTATGGTCATTGACATGCAAAATGATTTCTTGTTAGTAGACGCGCCAATACAATGTCATAACGGTTTACACATCGTTAACAATATTCAGCGACTAGCTGGTGAATTTCGAAAACACAATAGGCCGGTTATTTATACGCAAGAAATTCATAGAAAACAAAAAGTCGATTTTGGATTAGAACTTGCTTACGAAGAACCCGAACACTGTATTGAAGGTTCTGGTGGCGAACAATTTTTCCTTATGCTCTTGCCGGAAGACAATGACTACATCATAAAAAAAAGACGGTATAGTGCTTTTTTTGCTACCGATCTGGACTTGCTGTTGCGGGGTTTAAATGTGAATACTTTGGTATTAACCGGAGTTGCTACAGATGTCTGTATACGGGCTACTGCACAAGATGCGCAGCAGTACAACTATCGTGTTTTGGTTCCGCAAGAATGCGTAGCAGGTACATCCGAAGATGCCCATTGTGAAGCATTAAAAAATATTGATTATATTTATGGAAAAGTAATTTCTGTTCAAGATTTATATGAAAGGATATGA
- a CDS encoding class I SAM-dependent methyltransferase — MKENYYAQSLNAQKLYQVYETEYSRVRQYLAAEINFVRNYLQGTERVLELGAGYGRIVKELAPSCQSIVGIDISKDNVDFGKEYLNDTPNAHLMVMDAHNLQFQELFDVVLCLQNALSAMKVVPVEFIKKVMDLLPNGGRAFFSSYSAKFWDHRLTWFQEQSEKGLLGKIDTVKTKDGIIICEDGFRATTHSPEDMDRFGKASGFVYEVTEVDESSIFLVVTKN, encoded by the coding sequence GTGAAGGAAAATTATTATGCTCAAAGTCTAAATGCCCAAAAACTGTATCAGGTTTATGAAACAGAATATTCAAGAGTAAGGCAGTATTTAGCAGCAGAAATTAATTTTGTTAGAAATTATTTGCAAGGAACAGAACGTGTATTGGAACTAGGTGCCGGATATGGACGCATTGTTAAAGAATTAGCACCTAGCTGTCAATCAATAGTTGGTATTGATATCTCAAAAGACAATGTGGATTTTGGTAAAGAATATTTAAATGATACGCCTAATGCACATCTAATGGTTATGGACGCACATAATCTCCAGTTTCAAGAATTATTCGACGTGGTACTGTGTTTGCAAAATGCCTTGTCAGCGATGAAGGTAGTGCCTGTTGAATTTATAAAAAAGGTCATGGATTTACTTCCAAATGGGGGCAGAGCTTTTTTTAGCAGCTATAGTGCCAAGTTTTGGGATCATCGCCTTACATGGTTTCAGGAGCAATCAGAAAAAGGTTTGTTAGGCAAAATCGATACAGTGAAGACTAAGGATGGAATCATCATATGTGAAGATGGTTTTCGTGCAACAACGCATTCGCCAGAAGATATGGACAGATTTGGGAAGGCTTCAGGTTTTGTATATGAGGTTACAGAGGTTGATGAATCAAGTATTTTTCTTGTTGTAACCAAAAACTAA